CGTGGGGGACTTGTTCATCTCGGCCCACACTTCTCACTCTTTGGGTGGGGTTTGCCTTGAGCACACGTACTGCCTTGTTTGGCAGGTCACACCTGAGGAAGAGACCCATTTTCTCTGGTTCTTAAAGAACTGTAAATTGTTGGCAAAGGGAAGTTCAGTAAACTGCCACCGCTGCCTGTGCTGCTAGTGAGGCGCGGTGCAGGGGAGGGGTGAGGTGTGATGCCCgctctgggctctgctgcccTTGATGGGCAGATGTTGGTCTGTGTTCCTTCAGCCGCCACCTCTTCTCGTGTGCCTTTTGGGAAATGCTGCAAGATTTGTAAAAGTCAAATGAGGAGGCTTGGTACATGTTGCCAGCCTGCTCCAAAAGGGCTGCGGTGATGAACTGCTGGTCGCGAGGGACTTTCTGTCACTGAAATACCCGGCTTGGATAAACCACCAGCGCTGTTCTGGCATCCCGCTTGGCGATGAGTTTCCCTTTGCTTCCGGAGCGAGCTGGGCTTTTTTGACAAGAATGCACTTCCTGGGCAGTCCCCAGccattgattttatttttaatgtatttaactGCCAAATCAAAGAGCCTTTTTCATACTCTGaagacttccccccccccccccccccccccagctatTTAATCAAACCACCTCTTGGTAACTTTTGATGAACTCATTAGATTTGGTGTCAGAGATTGCCTGTTAAAGGCTTTCTCACAAACTTACTTTCACCCTCTAAATCAcgtttgtggttttctttataGCTCTATAATTTTTCTCCATCCTTGTAAAATAGTCACCTGCATGTCTTGCATTGATCTGGTGAATAATGGTGCACATGTGGAACCAGTTTTTATTTGACTTATATCTGAAGGAATGCATTAACCTGTCTCTGCAGCCATTAGCTCACCCTGCGTGTCACCCTGTcacacctttttcttctgtgacttgttttttctctcctcaaaTGCAGTTTTAGTGACACACATGCCTATTCTGGGCTGCGTTTTCTGCTTGGGTGCATTCCCCTGGGGTGGTTCATGCACCTCGGGCTCCCCAGCTGCTCGGGGTGAAGGAAGTCCCACAGCACCGTGGTGGAGGCGGAAAGGTTCCTGTTCCACAGCAGAGGCGGGAAGGAAAGACGACCTGCTGATCTCGCTACGGGTTGTGATCAAAAGTTTGGAGGCACATTCTATGCCTGTTGattggggttgggttttttgatcagtggagggagagaaggagcaCCAGATGCCGACTTCCTATTGTGTTTCCATAATGACAGCAGTAGGAACATCTAGTTTACGCACGGAATGGACGGAACAACACATGAGTCTCCTGGGGCCCTTCTCCCCGCCGCCCCTTCCTGCTGGCCAAAAGCTTTGTAGGCGCTGCAAAGGGCAGACCGTAGCAGGGAGGGGAACCAGGCCTTGCTGAAGATCTCCATGAAAGGTAGGAGGAAAGTTGTGATAAACCCATGTTCTCTTCAATCCTCATCTTGTGCCTTTTGCAGTACACCACACTCTAACTTAAACCAtggaatgtcctgagctggaagggacccgcaaggaccatcgagcccaactcctgtccctgcacaggacaccccaaatttacaccatgtctctgagggccttgtccaagtgcttcttgaatatcaccaggctggtgccgtgatgcctccctggggagcctgtgccagggctccaccaccctctgggggaagaaccttttcctaatacccaacctaaccctcccctggcacatctccctgccattccctcaggtcctgtcatgggtcaccagagagaagagaccagccctgcccctcctcctccccttgtgaggaagctgcagaccgcaatgagggctgccctcagccttctcttctccaggctgaacaaaccaagtgacttcagctgctcctcatgtggtttctcctctaaacccttcaccaactttgtggccctcctctggacactctctagtagctttatatccttaatgtactgtggtgcccaaactacacacagcactcgaggtgaggctgcaccagcgcagagcgGGAAATGTGTTACTCTGGAGAAGAGCAGTAAGATCTGAGGTACTACCTATCAATTTGGTGTTACTCTAGGTAGTGGTGTGTTTCTCTTTAGCTTCTCTGAAATGAGTCCTCTTTGCCACCTAGCTGTCAAAAGGCTATTTTTCAGCACAGGTCGTCTTTGACTGTTCCTGGTTTGCTTTAGGATGTGTCAGTGCTATTGTGGCTTCAGTCCTCAGTTGTTAAGTGAAGCTGTGGTACttcaaaaccaacaacaaaacattaattttgctTGCAGCATTAAGACCTAATCCCCAACAGTGCTCAGGTCTCCATGGGAGGATACAGGAGTTTTGGGCACAGGGTTCCCTGTTGTGTGCAATGTACTTTAGACCCAAGTTTAATCTCTGAACAATATTAGTTATTGAATAAGAACTGGATCTGGGAAAGAACATTTGGGGGTGCGGCAGCATCAGGCCCATGTGGATCACAAGGCATCGGGACCTCACAGCCAAAGCCCCTGGGCTGCGGCAGGGTCATGGAGGGGGCAAGGGGCCGATGTGGGGTGCTCGAGGTGGGCTGAGCTGCCTGTGCGCTGCCCCAGAGGCCCCCAAGGTGCCACGTaatgcagtttttatttaaagttgtGGCTTGCAATGTATGACACAAAGCGTGCTCTCCGTGGGGATTTTAGGCAGCTGTTGAGTTCCTGAGGTCAAGCTCTTTCCAAGCAGTCAGGGTTTCTACCCTTCccacttctgtttaaaaaagggGCTTGAGCCTCAGGGTTTTCAATGCTAGAAAGCATCTTTCTGTTCTCTTGTTTTCACAGGCACTTGcgtttaagttaaaaaaaactctttttctttgtaagaCGCAGCCCAATCCCTTCTTTGTTCCACTGACGGCCATCTGTCCCTGTTACCCGTTGACTGCAGGTGTTGGGCACTGACACCCAGCAGCATCAGTCCCTCCTACGCTGGAATTTAACTGCCGGGGGCTGAGGCTGGTTCTGATGCCCTGCCCTggggccacagcagccactggcAGTCCCAGGGgtggcagcagtgctgagggTGGCCCTGGGCTCtgggctctgccctgctgctttgGGTAGACCGTGGGCTTCACCCTATGCAGCTCAGGCCCACGGTTCTGACCCCCATCATCCCAGAGCAGAAAGCTCAGGCTGAGATTAACAGACTTGGCTTCTGAAAAAGTGTGCTATTGCCATAAAAAGAAGTGTAGAAATCAGGAGTTTAATCCACCAGCAGGCTAGGAAGAAGTTTAAGGCGAGGCCCTGGGGCAAGGCAGCTGAGCTCCCCCTGCTCCAGTCCTGTAATGCTGGATTCACCCTTAAATCGTGCCCTGGGCATTAGCCTGATCCTCACCgagagctggcagctctgctgacagCATCCCCTCCTGCTGGAAAGCTGAGGCAGACCATGGACATGGTTAACAAGCAGCCCATCAGAGCTCTACATGCACTTACTGATTATTGGGATTTTATTTAACTTCTGAGAATGAGGTTTCACATTTGCAGTCAGCCTGGtagctctgctcagcagctgtgCTCAGGGACCAGGTGAGCCCATGCTGGTCCATGATGTGAAGAGGACTCAGCTCATTGGGGGGGCGGAACTTGGCTGCTTTCTCCTTAAAACCTGCACTCCTTACTGAAAAGGGGGGTGGGTCTGTTAAGCTCTCAGGAGGAGAGCTGCCATCTGTAGTTCCAGTCCTGACCTGGTGCCTTCCACCATTAGCTGGTTGTGTTGGTGTTTACTGGAGTCAGCTGAGACTAAAATGCCTCAATTAGCTGGAAAGTTCCAGCATAAagctcctccctgctgctccagaGCTGTGCCTTTGCTGTCCCACCCTGGGGTGTGCAGCTGATCTCTGCAAGTAGGTGGTTTGGGGTGATGGTTGAGGGATGGGGGTGCCAGAGCTGTGGGAGGGCATTACCTGCACTGCTTCCCCATtgccctggggaggaggatggggatgggCCTGTGCACTTTGGGTTGAGGTGCTAGAAAATGGTCAGGTTCTGGGAAAAGTTTTAGGCACTCTCCATGAGGAAACCCTTTCCAAGAAACAAATGTCTTTAGGCCTCAAAAGTGTAAAAATGGAGAGACACCTCTTCATTGGGGAAGAAttggaaatatttcaggtttGCCCTAGCAGAGGTGCAATAGAGATCCTTCCTGCAGCGGGGTCTGCTCAGGGCACTTCCAAAGCTAGCTCATGTTTGAAAGACAGAGGGGAACTCTATATAAGAGGCCTTCTGATGAAGTATGAACCTGGAAATGGAGGCAGATTAATCCAGGCCTAATTTCTAGGGTTTATGCTCCTGTAACCCTTTTGATCCCTGGACCTCCACCTCCTTTGTGGGACTGTgtccctgctcagcagcccagctctgaTCTCGGCAGAGGCTCACGATTTTGTCTCGTGCCTATCCTGGACGTCCCCTCAGtttgattaagaaaaaaagtttaaaaacaacaagTTTAAGCGCCATCCGGCGTGTCCTGTTCCGGCAGCTCCAGCTCGGGGATGTATCGCAGCGAGCCTCGGGGGTGGAAGACAGCTGCAAAACGGAGAAAtgtcggggcgggggggggggtggggccGGGAGCCTTTCGGGGCGCGGTGGGAGGGAggtggcggggcggccccggccgggggaggcggggccgggccgggccgggggaggcCCCGCAAGGCCCCGCAGCGCCGGGACAGGCGCAGGGCGGCGGGAGCAGCCGGGACGCGCACGGTACCGGGGTcgggggggcgcggggaggCCGGGGCGCTCCCGGGGCTTGGCCCGGTGGGTACCttgcccggggcggggggttTGCagcggggacccccccccccccccccgcgggaCAGCCACGTCCTTCCCCTCGGGGGTCCCGCCGGGACCCGGGGCTCCGTCCCCGCTCGGGGAGCCCGCATGGTCGCTCCGGGTCGGTGTAGCggacggggggtgggggttggggaCCCCCATCCACAGCCCGCGTCCTCGTTGCTCCATCCGCTGCCGACCGCTCCAGGCCCCGAGGCCCGGGCGAGCCCAGAGGCCGTCCAGCAACCGGCCGGGAGCTCCACACCTGGGGCAGCTCCCCGCGGGGCTGCGGTGGGCTCCGCTCAGCACCCGGCAGCTGGGAACGAAGGCGCCACCACTGCGATGGCAGCGAGGGGCCACCTCTGTCCCCGGCAGCGGGTGACAAAGTGGCCTGAGCCCATATGCCCTCTGACAGCTGCCGCTACTGTGAGCGGATCCCACTGGGACCCCCCTGAGACCCCCGCTTGGAGGGAGAGCAGCCCGGGGGCACTGGCAAACCCACGGCAGCTCCAGTGGGCCAAGAGCAGCTTGTGCTGAGCTCCCCAGCCGGCTTTGGCCAAGGCCGGATGCATGGAGATGCCTGCCAGGCTTGGGGAGGTGGTtgtctgccagcagcagaagtggTTTTCATCAGGGTTTGTGGGCCAGGCAGGCTCACCCGGTTGCCCAAAGAGGAAGGGCGAGCTGGCGGGGCTGTGATAGGGGAACAGGAGAGCAGGTGTGGATGGAGCCTCTTCTGCAGCCGTTCTCAGCACCAAGCTGCACCTGGGATTGTCTGCGGGCTTGGGGTCGGTCCTGCCCTTTGCTGGGTGCCCACAGGCATGAGCTGAAGCCGGgatgcctggggctgggagcagctctggagGATACTGGGAGATGAGATGGGGGAGGACAGCATTGCCTTCCAGCCAGGCTGAAACATGGGGATCACTTGCTTATTTTGCCTGCAAAGGCTGAAATAATAGTGGCCCCTGATGTTAATGAAGGGAAATTATGGCTGTTCTTCAGCTTGGTGGTGTGGCTGGAGGGTGAGGAGGCTCCAGTTGacctgggggcagctgggctgcatcCACAGCCACCTGAAGGGACGAGGGCAGCTCTGGGAGAGCAGCCAAGGGTTCGTCTTGGATCCGATGCTAACAGCAGCCTGCCCCAGCGTGTAGGGCATGAGAGAGCGAACGAAGGGACGGAAATAGCTTGCTTCCAGCTTCTGACCAATAACCTCCATTGATCAGAGTCTAATAGAAACACAATGGCTCTTTCCGAGAGAGTGGCCTCCTCTTGCATCATGAGATGCGAGATAAGGGCtggcattcttttttttctcctgtaattgatgttttgttttgagatgTTTGGAGATACCTTTCGAGGAAGCTCCTCATTGTAGATCAGCATGAGGGGATGCAAACAGCACCAGGGAGGGTGGCGGGGGGCTCCACGCACCCGTGGGAGGTGAGCAAAACAAGCGGCGCCTCCGTTAAGCAATTTCCTGTCAGCAGGGTCGGTCCACGCTGCCTGCCCGGCCACGTCTGAATGAAGTGTCACGCTCTTGTCACACTCGCTGTGGTGAAACAAGGGAGATTTAACATCCTTGATCAGCCCCGAGTGGGGAGGTGACACTCTGCTCTTGTCCCTCAGACGTTGGCAAGGTGATGCTAGCTTGATCCAGAGCCATGTCCAGGTACCTGAAGCACTTCACGGTGGTGGGCGACGACCCTGTGCAGTGGAGCAGCAACTATCAGAAATgggaggacgaggaggaggaagaggtggctggggagaggcagcCAGATATGGAGATCAAGCAGGAGCCTACCAGGAGCCACGTTTCCTTCCAGGCCATGATGAAAAAGCTCTTCAGCTCCCACAGGTTTCAGGTGAGGCAGAACAAACCCAGGCCAAAGGGAGATTTGGCTAAAGGCACCTGTGACAGCGGAGCTGATGTGGAATAGAGCTCAAGGCGGGCTGGTAGCAGCACCGAGCTTGTGGGCAGTTGCTGTGCCTGCAAGAATGTCTGCTGCCTCCGAGCTGTGCTGTCCTGTTGGAAacaagctgctctgcagcaggcacagaTGTTTCCTGAGTGGTGACAAGCCTCGGTGCACGCTTGTCACGGCGCAGGTGGAGGCATGTGCTCTCCCCTGGCTCAAGCTCCCCAAGACACCCCATGCCAAGCAGTGGAAAATGGCTGGATTTGGTGGGGAGCCAAGTAGTTTTGTACAGGTGAGACTTTGCATGAATAACCCACTGACCAGGGGCTGTGGGAGTGGGACCACTGGGCGGGAGCAACAGAAAGCTCCTTGAAATACAATTGGCCAAACAGGGGACGTAGGGCACTGGGGCGTGTTTAGCTGAAGGCTGCATCAGCTCTTCGTGCTGATCTGTCTCTGCCGGGAGAGGGTTCACATCAGTTCTTTTCCGCTGACAGATCCTGGTTGTCTGCTTGGTCATCCTGGATGCCTTGTTGGTCCTTGGGGAATTGCTTATGGACTTGAAAATCATCCATCCAGACAAATACAATATAACCCCGAAGGTAAAATGCAAGGAAAGATCAATATGAACCACAATGTCGCTCTCTTTGGTGTTCAAAGCCCGCTAGATAGGAAGTCTGGGCAGGCAGGGCCTGGACCTTCAGCCTTGCCGAGCTGACGGTTGCAGGCACAAGGACAGAGGTCTCACAGGGACTCGTGTGACAGCCCTGCAGTGTGTGGGGCCAACCTGGCTCAGCTCACACAAGTCCATGCAGCAGCTTCATGTTTCATtgggctgtggcagagctgaatCCCTCTCCTCACCCTTTTCCCGGTTGTCTTCACACCTCCTGGTCTGGCTTATCCAAAGCCACtggctgcccagctctgctcactCCGGTTGTCcttcagagcagaagaaaagtccccagccctcctcctcaTAGTCAGATCAGTTGTGCCCTTGAGCAGTGGGTTTTCCAGCCTGCCCCACTCATGTGCCTGCAGGAGGGGTTCCTGGCCCTAAACTTGTGCTGTCTTTTCCCAGGTTTTCCATTACCTCTCCCTTTCCATTTTAACCCTCTTCCTGGTTGAGGTGGGATTTAAAGTCTTTGTCTACCGCTGGGAGTTCTTCCACCACAAGTTTGAAGTGCTGGATGGGATTGTCGTCATCGTGTCGTTTATCCTCGATGTAGTCCTCATCTTCCGGGAGCACGAGTTTGAAGCTGTCGGGCTCCTGATACTCCTGCGGCTGTGGCGGGTGGCCAGGATTATCAATGGTAGGTGTGCGTGGCCTGTCAGCTTTCCCTTGTGCATGGTCTGGATTTGGTGACCTTACCTGAATTATCTGGGCTCATGTCTTTGTTCCCCTCTCAAAGCCCTCTGCAAGACCCTGGGGTCGTGCTCTCCCAGTGAACTCAGTTTCACCCATGTGGTTTTTGTTGCTGGAGTGTGGCCTTAATTAGGCTGTAATTTCTTTGAAGCAGCAACAATCTGCTGCTTGTGTTGATCTGATGCCTTGATGATGGGGTCATGGCAGCTGGCCCGGGCTAGTGGAGATGGCCAGCTCTAGCATGGCAGCATCAGGCACGTTCCCCTAAAAACAACCCATAATCTGTTCTTGCGTCCCTCCCTCCTGGAGGAGGGTGGCTCACATCTTAAGTTTGTGTTGTAGGGTCCTTTTGGCAATGTTTCAATGTTTTAACAAGTGAGTAGTGTAAAACCCTACCTTCCTGAATCTACTTCTATAGCAGAGCGGGTTTTATTGCTCTGATGTTCTGCTGTGACTCTGTCATCCCCTCCAGAGATGCTGCAGGGAACGTCCTGATCTCACTCTGGATCTTTCTTGCTTGGATTCAAAGGGTTGAATATAAAAAGAGGAGTAGAAGATGTCCCCAAATCGGACTTTACCGACTCTGCTGTTGTAATTGTAAATTGTTGCAAACAGATGTAAATTCAGACACTTCTGAAACAAGTGTAGCTggaagcattttcttccttctcaggaAAGGAATTTTGGGATTCAGAAAAATGTGGCAATGCGATTGTCCTTAATTCCTGCATCAAACCTCAGCCCAAGTGCTGTCCTGTGCCTACAAGCACACTTTTGGTGAATGGTCTGTACTTGATGCAGCTCTAAGTCTTGTTAGTTGGAATAAAAGCAGAGGATGGCTGAGGTGGTCTGTCGCCTGCAGACCCCAGCTGCCCTTATGATGGGGAGAACATGCCCCTTCAGTGGCAGTGGCTGGGAAAAGGGAAGATGTGAGAGCAGCTTGTggggtgtctttttttttttttttttagttcagagTGAAAGTCAGAGAGAAACCGGATTTGCGTGCAGCTGTGTGAGCCACAGGAACCTCAGTGTCTCTTAACACACcattttacagcagaaaaccaGTATTGCATTTACAAGTAAATTTCCTTGTCCTTGGATGCTCTggttctccccttcccccacccccaagtgTTGCCCACCCACTTGGAGCAACAGAGGGGATGAACAGAACCTGCCCCAAGCTTCTGCTGTTGTGAATCTAAGCCTAGGCACGGTTCGCTGCCTTCAGTCACTGTTGATTGAAAGGGCCCGGGTTACAGGCAGGTGGGGACTGTTTGATGTTATCAATGCAAATAATCAGCACCACCGCTTTGTCTTCAGAGAAGTGAGCCCCCCA
The genomic region above belongs to Phalacrocorax aristotelis chromosome 15, bGulAri2.1, whole genome shotgun sequence and contains:
- the HVCN1 gene encoding voltage-gated hydrogen channel 1 — its product is MSRYLKHFTVVGDDPVQWSSNYQKWEDEEEEEVAGERQPDMEIKQEPTRSHVSFQAMMKKLFSSHRFQILVVCLVILDALLVLGELLMDLKIIHPDKYNITPKVFHYLSLSILTLFLVEVGFKVFVYRWEFFHHKFEVLDGIVVIVSFILDVVLIFREHEFEAVGLLILLRLWRVARIINGIILSVKTRSEQQVTKLKQANLKLATKIEQLEHSCIEKEQEIERLNKILKQHGLMSEPK